From the Acidicapsa ligni genome, one window contains:
- a CDS encoding tetratricopeptide repeat protein, which yields MRTFGIAGLLAMGISLALAQNPTASVDTSVDASGTSSATLASAKALARQGHLEKALAELDGLSKAEPEAAEVERLRGIILYQKELLPDAATAFARAVAQDATDQEAKEMLGITLYRLGRPQDAIPFLESSNGEQKIASASEGGESLVASPVASPAINTDPKYVLGLCYTDTGRYDDARRAFAAQFGFGADSAEAYLVAARLFLRREFVEEAAIFAQKAIELNPSLPLAHQLLGEVALAKADLPLAIKELEAEHKLNPLNGAMYDRLGDAYVRNSQFEEARQALNKAILLEPNTTGPYILLGEALIKLGEPIQAVHYLNRAVTMDPDNYVTHTFLGQAYRALGQVADANREYKLAIDIQHKGDSKPEQPK from the coding sequence ATGAGGACTTTCGGAATCGCAGGGTTGCTTGCAATGGGTATCTCGCTTGCCCTGGCGCAAAATCCTACGGCCAGCGTGGATACAAGTGTGGACGCATCGGGTACCAGCTCTGCCACGCTTGCAAGCGCAAAAGCTCTAGCCAGACAGGGGCATCTTGAAAAGGCGCTCGCAGAGTTGGACGGTCTAAGCAAGGCGGAGCCCGAGGCTGCGGAAGTAGAGCGGCTGCGCGGAATCATCCTTTATCAAAAAGAATTGCTTCCCGATGCTGCAACCGCATTCGCCCGAGCGGTGGCGCAGGATGCAACGGATCAGGAAGCGAAGGAGATGCTCGGAATCACTCTCTATCGACTCGGGAGACCTCAAGATGCAATCCCTTTTCTGGAGAGTTCCAATGGGGAGCAAAAGATCGCGTCGGCGAGTGAAGGCGGCGAGAGCCTAGTCGCAAGTCCAGTTGCGAGTCCGGCGATCAACACGGATCCGAAGTATGTATTAGGCCTGTGTTATACCGACACCGGGCGCTATGACGATGCGCGACGAGCATTCGCTGCGCAGTTCGGATTCGGTGCCGATTCCGCGGAAGCATATCTGGTGGCAGCGCGTCTATTCCTGCGGCGGGAATTCGTAGAGGAAGCGGCTATCTTCGCGCAAAAAGCGATTGAGCTGAATCCATCGCTCCCTCTGGCTCACCAGCTATTGGGAGAGGTTGCTTTAGCCAAAGCGGACCTGCCTCTGGCGATAAAAGAGCTGGAGGCAGAGCACAAGCTGAATCCTTTAAACGGAGCCATGTACGACCGGTTGGGAGATGCCTATGTGCGTAACAGCCAGTTCGAAGAAGCTCGACAGGCTTTGAACAAGGCCATCCTTCTGGAACCCAATACGACCGGCCCTTACATTCTGCTGGGTGAAGCGCTGATCAAGCTGGGCGAGCCTATTCAGGCTGTTCATTATCTGAACAGGGCTGTAACCATGGACCCGGACAATTATGTGACGCATACTTTTCTTGGGCAGGCCTATCGGGCATTGGGGCAAGTGGCAGACGCAAACCGCGAATACAAGCTGGCGATCGATATCCAGCATAAGGGTGATTCAAAGCCGGAGCAGCCAAAGTAA
- a CDS encoding TonB-dependent receptor domain-containing protein, with translation MTVQTKSGSNSIHGSAYDFRTGNANLAREPFSQPPTPGVIPPGLKNKFGGSIGGRVIRDRLFYFGSYEGQRQKVGTSEVNTLPSQLLTETCLGNKVGPSGIAGCDFSEYLANLPTGQGQIFNNTSGSPVAYPGNVIPAAMVSTQFKNLLTVLEPFTKLETGGALNGLDGNSKGSGTGLFNSDMWTTRVDDTISQRMNAFVRFSRWTNTLSGAQMYGPAGGPGFGIGGYGGQSTSADDSVAVGTDYVFNPKLITDLRLGYLRYNINDQKNDQGTEFANTLGIPGINLGTTITGGSPGFLGTTLAGGAHQPLWGDGLGVSRCNCPLIEREDQFQIVNNWTKTIGNHSVKIGGDLRYGRNLRVPSDNDRAGVLNFGTGPTSSNGSDGLGFATMALGDVTSFNRYVSTSTNAKEFQKRVFFYAQDTWRASSKLTLNLGVRWELYFPETVNGPGNGSLMNLNDGYLHVAGVGGIGSNMDWQLNKKKQFEPRIGVAYQVNPQTVVRAGYGRSFDLGVFGSIFGHTVTQNLPVLANQSISNAADSITGEAFCLGSPAENPGCIQDNVAAGQPKATGGPVLYTPPAVPSSGLLPNPGSTVGSKARPNPLQFPTLDAWNLSVQRALTPTLSLTIAYVGNKGTHTLSDGDGNNTNPNEAAISLPGQSKIGSTTLGSINGQTLHWDPRAPSVPDATGATSNQTYLERYYGGKLAACSDPAYAPPIDSNLPGGLPAGSCGWSQSIQYDGDDQNTNFNALQVTLAQQQWKGLAVTANYQWASAFDSNSQYATWSKRVAYGRDSNVRQNAATLYGSYDLPFGKGKMFAPGVNRATDLLIGGYELSGTLNMSSGLPWSPNINCKFSYTAADGTMQTANDLPSSAPCYPNKTGARMSTHASSFDPTSATRTFFQAQTLGGGIFSDAGLDNIGNNGRNTYWGPGFYNTDLSLQKSFQIWEKVNMKFRFDAYNAVNHINPGLPSTNVLSAGTITGEAPGPGPRYLEFSLKTTF, from the coding sequence CGGCGGTTCGATCGGTGGGCGAGTCATTCGGGACAGGTTGTTCTACTTCGGCAGCTATGAAGGCCAGCGCCAGAAGGTGGGAACGTCCGAAGTCAACACTCTTCCTTCGCAGTTGCTGACCGAGACATGCCTTGGCAATAAAGTAGGTCCAAGCGGCATCGCGGGTTGCGATTTCAGCGAATACCTGGCTAACCTGCCTACCGGCCAAGGCCAAATCTTCAACAATACTTCTGGTAGCCCGGTGGCTTACCCCGGCAACGTAATTCCAGCAGCAATGGTTTCTACTCAATTCAAAAACCTTCTTACTGTATTGGAGCCTTTCACCAAGCTTGAGACTGGCGGCGCGTTGAATGGTCTCGACGGAAACTCCAAGGGGAGCGGAACAGGCCTTTTCAACAGTGACATGTGGACCACGCGCGTTGACGACACGATCAGCCAGAGGATGAACGCATTTGTCCGGTTCTCTCGCTGGACGAATACGCTGAGTGGTGCGCAAATGTACGGTCCCGCAGGTGGTCCCGGCTTTGGAATTGGCGGCTACGGTGGGCAATCTACCAGCGCCGACGATAGCGTGGCTGTTGGCACGGACTATGTATTCAATCCGAAGCTGATCACAGATCTGCGCCTTGGCTATCTGCGCTACAACATCAATGACCAGAAGAATGATCAGGGCACGGAGTTCGCCAATACATTGGGAATTCCGGGCATCAATCTTGGAACGACGATTACTGGTGGTTCTCCTGGCTTCCTCGGTACAACGCTGGCAGGCGGTGCTCACCAGCCGCTCTGGGGCGACGGATTGGGCGTCAGCCGTTGCAACTGCCCACTCATCGAGCGTGAAGATCAGTTCCAGATCGTAAACAACTGGACCAAGACTATCGGTAATCACTCAGTCAAGATTGGTGGCGACCTTCGCTATGGCCGCAACCTCCGCGTACCTTCCGATAACGATCGCGCCGGCGTTCTGAACTTTGGCACCGGGCCGACATCCAGCAATGGATCAGATGGTCTGGGATTCGCAACCATGGCTCTCGGCGATGTGACCAGCTTCAATCGCTATGTGTCTACCTCGACAAATGCGAAGGAGTTCCAAAAGAGAGTCTTCTTTTACGCGCAAGACACGTGGCGCGCCAGCAGTAAGCTGACTCTGAACCTGGGCGTTCGCTGGGAGCTGTATTTCCCGGAGACCGTCAATGGTCCGGGCAATGGCTCTCTGATGAACTTGAATGATGGTTATCTGCACGTGGCTGGGGTAGGCGGCATTGGCTCCAACATGGATTGGCAACTGAACAAGAAAAAGCAGTTTGAACCGCGTATCGGCGTTGCATACCAGGTAAATCCGCAGACTGTCGTTCGTGCCGGTTACGGGCGCAGCTTTGACCTTGGCGTATTCGGTTCAATCTTTGGCCATACGGTCACACAGAACCTGCCAGTTCTGGCTAACCAGAGCATCAGTAACGCGGCAGACTCCATTACGGGCGAGGCGTTCTGCCTTGGCTCTCCAGCAGAAAACCCTGGGTGCATTCAGGACAATGTCGCAGCAGGTCAACCAAAGGCCACCGGTGGTCCCGTGCTTTATACGCCGCCAGCCGTGCCCTCTAGCGGACTGCTTCCGAATCCCGGCTCAACTGTTGGTTCCAAGGCACGTCCTAACCCGCTTCAATTCCCGACACTGGATGCGTGGAACCTCAGTGTGCAACGCGCTCTGACGCCTACCCTGTCTCTGACGATTGCTTATGTTGGAAACAAGGGAACACATACGTTAAGCGATGGCGACGGCAACAATACGAATCCAAATGAAGCGGCCATTTCTCTTCCTGGTCAATCCAAGATTGGCTCTACAACACTGGGTAGCATCAACGGTCAGACGCTGCATTGGGATCCACGTGCTCCCTCTGTGCCAGATGCAACAGGGGCTACCTCAAACCAGACATACCTGGAACGTTATTACGGTGGAAAGCTGGCTGCCTGCTCCGATCCTGCGTATGCGCCACCGATAGATTCGAACCTGCCGGGCGGCTTGCCTGCAGGATCATGCGGTTGGTCGCAGAGTATCCAATACGACGGAGATGACCAAAACACGAACTTCAATGCCTTGCAAGTTACGCTGGCTCAACAGCAGTGGAAAGGCCTGGCCGTAACCGCCAATTATCAGTGGGCCAGCGCTTTCGACTCCAACAGTCAGTATGCGACCTGGAGCAAGCGAGTCGCTTACGGACGTGACAGCAATGTTCGACAGAATGCTGCTACGTTGTACGGGAGCTATGACCTCCCATTCGGTAAAGGGAAGATGTTCGCTCCAGGAGTCAATCGGGCGACCGATCTGCTCATCGGCGGTTATGAGTTGTCAGGCACGTTAAACATGTCCAGCGGCCTGCCGTGGTCGCCGAACATCAATTGCAAATTCTCGTATACGGCTGCAGATGGCACCATGCAGACTGCGAACGATCTGCCTTCATCGGCGCCATGTTATCCAAACAAGACCGGAGCCCGCATGAGTACACATGCGTCGAGCTTCGATCCTACTTCGGCAACGAGAACGTTCTTCCAGGCCCAGACTTTGGGCGGTGGAATCTTCTCCGATGCCGGATTGGACAATATCGGAAACAACGGGCGAAACACCTATTGGGGACCTGGTTTCTACAACACGGATTTGTCGTTGCAGAAGAGCTTCCAAATCTGGGAGAAGGTCAACATGAAGTTCCGCTTCGATGCCTACAATGCCGTGAACCACATCAATCCTGGCCTGCCGAGCACCAACGTTCTTTCGGCGGGTACGATCACTGGCGAAGCACCCGGGCCGGGACCTCGTTACCTGGAGTTCTCGCTGAAAACTACCTTCTAA